A single genomic interval of uncultured Desulfobulbus sp. harbors:
- a CDS encoding iron-containing alcohol dehydrogenase, with protein MFNFEYSNPTRIVFGKDRLARLDRLIPTDAKVLLLYGGGSAKKHGTLDKVSLALAGRDLLEFGGIEPNPRYSTLMRAVEVVRSEGIDFLLAVGGGSVMDGTKFIALASPYAGNGEDILFSRSKPVKLTTALPMGTVVTLPATGSEMNCGGVISHQSGKYVFSNPLVFPQFSILDPTLTFTLPPSQVANGIIDTFIHTVEQYVTVPAEGRFQDRTAEGILRTLVEIGKTTLDDPNDYDARANLMWCATNGLNGLIGAGVPQDWSTHMIGHELTAMFGIDHAKTLAIVQPAAWTVRVGEKREKLLQFAARVWDINQGSEDERIETAIGKTRAFFEELGVATRLSAYGITRDGIDELVKALEAHGMTALGENKSVTLDVSRKILETAL; from the coding sequence ATGTTCAACTTTGAATACTCCAATCCCACGCGCATTGTCTTTGGCAAGGATCGCCTCGCCCGGCTCGACCGGCTGATCCCGACCGATGCAAAGGTCTTGCTGCTCTATGGCGGCGGTAGCGCCAAAAAACACGGCACCCTGGACAAGGTCTCCCTGGCCCTGGCCGGAAGAGACCTCCTCGAGTTCGGCGGTATTGAACCCAACCCGCGCTACTCCACCCTGATGCGGGCAGTGGAGGTGGTGCGCAGCGAAGGTATTGACTTCCTCCTCGCCGTGGGCGGCGGATCGGTCATGGATGGCACCAAGTTCATTGCCCTTGCAAGCCCCTATGCGGGCAACGGCGAAGACATTCTCTTCTCCCGCAGCAAACCGGTCAAACTGACCACGGCCCTGCCCATGGGCACGGTGGTGACCCTGCCCGCCACCGGTTCGGAGATGAATTGCGGCGGGGTGATCAGTCATCAATCGGGCAAGTATGTCTTTTCCAATCCCCTGGTCTTTCCGCAGTTCTCCATTCTCGACCCCACCCTGACCTTTACCCTGCCGCCAAGCCAGGTGGCCAACGGCATCATCGACACCTTCATCCATACGGTGGAGCAGTATGTGACCGTTCCCGCGGAAGGACGGTTCCAGGACCGGACTGCGGAAGGGATTCTCCGCACCCTGGTGGAAATCGGTAAAACCACTTTGGACGATCCCAACGATTACGATGCACGGGCCAACCTGATGTGGTGCGCCACCAACGGCCTCAACGGACTCATCGGTGCAGGGGTGCCCCAGGACTGGTCCACCCACATGATTGGCCATGAACTGACCGCCATGTTCGGCATAGATCACGCCAAGACCCTGGCCATCGTGCAACCGGCGGCCTGGACTGTGCGGGTAGGGGAAAAACGGGAAAAACTGCTGCAGTTTGCCGCCCGCGTCTGGGATATCAATCAGGGAAGCGAAGACGAACGGATCGAGACCGCTATCGGCAAGACCCGCGCCTTCTTCGAGGAGCTGGGCGTTGCCACCCGTCTCTCCGCCTACGGAATCACCCGTGACGGTATCGACGAGCTGGTCAAGGCCCTGGAAGCCCACGGCATGACTGCCCTGGGAGAGAACAAAAGCGTCACCCTGGATGTGAGCCGGAAGATTCTCGAGACTGCCCTATAA
- a CDS encoding PAS domain S-box protein, whose product MKRISTGKRHHRLVFVFMALFCTVSVVLFLYKNQVQREKSHYSEQQAILDTAYRAAIHSYRLAMESFFDNALNTSATLELFRQGVDSQGIERDLARGKLYRSLYNAYESMKRQNLLQLQFHLADSTSYLRFHQPDRYGDALNIARPSVHICNSQKMVVQGMELGKIRSGFRYVFPLMLDERHLGSVEVSVTFKSIIDALKELAPDKEYAFVLNKPLLDQFLFPEQRWLYSSSRLNEQYVVEDANAILPNSPAPLSDTAQILNNQLRSLPVVQQAMAKGKTLSTTVALANQPYTITLLPVRDVGHRLAGYLVTYAPDPLFTQIHQEFTVLLLYSLLALSVIFSLVWRLNQRTLALDEEQRNLSAMNNALAEGVYVQDTNGVIERINPAACQLLEYEESELVGQIAHDLFHRQENNVSCPKEQCHFFCKTQQGDEFEGEEYFLRKKGRLLLVEVTSRPIYQDEQVVGAVVAFHDITDRKRTEAALVQSEALGRRLATAVEQSPASVVITDAQGAIEYVNAKFTQKTGYSFDEVRGQNPRILKSGVMPETIYRNLWETIAAGFEWKGELQNKRKDGSLFWEAISISPIRNDSGHITHFIAIKEDISERIRMEAELRENERIQRTLIESLPIGLAIIDGETRIIDEVNPFAAELFGAERETIIGHRCHSFLCPGTEAACPIVDLGLKVDNSDRNIQRADGIQIPVLKTVRPITIRGRTKMLECFVDIRQRIKAEENVRLANRQLEQAIARAEQLAREAAEANRAKSQFLANMSHEIRTPMNAIIGMTHLAMQAKDSGKRRRFLETVQHAAESLLGLLNDILDFSKMEAGQLQLNSVPFVPAQMIGGVLATLQMPAEEKGLQLEHSLAPELPECLQGDDMRLRQILLNLIGNAIKFTERGSIRLHINQEESLVAGECQLHMTVSDTGIGIPPEKLSQIFNTFEQVDNTYARQYGGTGLGLSICRQLVALMGGKIWAESSLNNGSTFHVVVPLQLGNVADLPKPEAEAGTSEVAPKNLRILVVDDNEVNRDVAVMLLEQEHRVATATNGLEALQVLAGDAFDIILMDVQMPVMDGLTATQIIRRLECGESLDIELPQGFGTDLATRLHGGHLAIVAMTAHAMGGDREMCISAGMDTYITKPFQPGQLLEVLYSLQSFSQSSATAQETRPSMHADYNSDTTLSAPTSDEVVTYLQQATMLNTAQIERILAAIQVSLADNLEKAETAVAADDMVALAKTSHTLKGTLLQCGLTPWAQKAQSIYDAAKENQDLDYAHLVAEIRNGMHQLI is encoded by the coding sequence ATGAAGCGAATATCGACCGGAAAACGACACCACCGCCTTGTTTTTGTATTCATGGCCCTATTCTGCACTGTCTCGGTGGTTCTCTTCCTCTACAAGAATCAAGTGCAGCGGGAGAAAAGCCATTATTCGGAACAACAGGCCATTCTCGATACCGCCTACCGTGCTGCTATCCATTCCTACCGGCTTGCCATGGAAAGCTTCTTTGACAATGCCCTCAATACATCGGCGACCCTGGAGCTCTTTCGCCAGGGAGTCGACAGTCAAGGAATCGAACGGGATCTGGCCAGAGGCAAGCTGTATCGCTCTTTGTACAATGCCTACGAATCGATGAAGCGGCAAAACCTGCTCCAACTGCAATTTCATCTCGCCGACAGCACCAGTTATCTTCGCTTTCACCAGCCAGATCGCTACGGCGATGCCCTTAATATCGCGCGTCCCAGTGTCCATATCTGCAACAGTCAAAAGATGGTTGTTCAGGGGATGGAGCTGGGTAAAATCCGCTCCGGATTCCGCTACGTCTTTCCCTTGATGCTCGATGAACGCCATCTGGGCAGCGTGGAGGTCAGTGTCACCTTCAAATCCATCATCGATGCGCTCAAAGAGCTGGCACCGGATAAGGAGTATGCCTTTGTACTCAACAAACCCCTGCTGGACCAATTCCTCTTTCCCGAACAGCGATGGTTGTACAGCTCCTCACGGCTCAATGAGCAGTATGTGGTAGAGGATGCCAACGCCATTCTTCCCAACAGTCCGGCGCCGCTTTCGGACACCGCCCAAATCCTCAACAACCAGCTGCGATCACTGCCTGTGGTGCAGCAGGCCATGGCCAAAGGCAAGACCCTGAGCACAACCGTTGCGTTGGCAAATCAGCCGTATACAATCACCCTGCTGCCTGTTCGGGATGTTGGCCACCGGTTGGCCGGTTATCTCGTGACCTACGCCCCGGACCCCCTTTTCACCCAAATTCACCAAGAGTTCACCGTTCTCCTGCTCTACTCGCTGCTCGCCCTGTCTGTCATTTTTTCCCTGGTGTGGCGGCTCAATCAGCGCACCCTGGCCCTTGATGAAGAACAGCGGAATCTCAGTGCGATGAATAACGCCCTGGCAGAAGGGGTCTATGTCCAGGACACCAACGGAGTGATCGAGCGGATCAACCCAGCCGCCTGCCAACTTCTGGAGTACGAGGAGTCGGAGTTGGTCGGCCAGATTGCCCATGACCTGTTCCATCGCCAGGAAAACAACGTCAGCTGCCCCAAGGAACAGTGCCATTTTTTTTGCAAGACTCAACAGGGGGATGAGTTTGAGGGCGAAGAATATTTTCTTCGTAAAAAGGGAAGATTACTCTTGGTTGAAGTGACCAGTCGTCCCATTTATCAAGACGAGCAGGTCGTAGGCGCGGTGGTGGCCTTCCATGATATCACCGACCGCAAGCGGACCGAAGCGGCCCTTGTGCAGAGCGAGGCGCTCGGCCGGCGTCTGGCCACGGCGGTCGAACAGAGTCCGGCCAGCGTGGTGATCACCGACGCCCAGGGAGCCATTGAGTACGTCAACGCAAAATTCACCCAGAAAACCGGCTACAGCTTCGACGAGGTCCGGGGGCAAAACCCACGGATCCTCAAATCCGGAGTCATGCCGGAAACCATCTATCGAAATCTCTGGGAAACCATTGCCGCCGGGTTTGAATGGAAGGGCGAACTGCAAAACAAACGCAAGGACGGCAGCCTGTTCTGGGAGGCGATTTCCATCTCTCCCATCCGCAACGATTCCGGTCATATCACCCATTTCATTGCGATCAAGGAAGACATCAGCGAAAGAATCCGCATGGAAGCGGAACTCAGGGAAAATGAACGCATCCAGCGAACCCTGATCGAAAGTCTGCCCATCGGCCTGGCCATTATCGACGGCGAAACCCGCATCATCGACGAGGTCAATCCCTTTGCCGCCGAACTCTTCGGCGCCGAGCGCGAGACCATTATCGGTCATCGATGCCACAGTTTTCTCTGTCCTGGCACCGAAGCCGCCTGTCCCATCGTTGATCTTGGATTGAAGGTCGATAACTCGGACCGCAACATTCAGCGTGCCGACGGCATCCAAATACCTGTTTTGAAGACGGTTCGGCCGATCACTATCAGGGGTCGAACCAAGATGCTGGAGTGCTTTGTCGATATTCGTCAACGGATCAAGGCCGAAGAAAATGTGCGCTTGGCCAATCGTCAGTTGGAGCAAGCCATTGCCAGGGCGGAACAGCTGGCCCGGGAGGCGGCGGAGGCCAACAGGGCCAAATCGCAGTTTCTGGCCAACATGAGCCACGAAATCCGAACCCCGATGAACGCTATCATCGGGATGACCCATCTGGCGATGCAGGCCAAGGATAGCGGCAAACGACGCCGTTTTCTCGAAACCGTGCAGCACGCAGCGGAGAGCCTGCTCGGCCTGCTCAACGATATCCTTGACTTCTCCAAAATGGAGGCTGGTCAACTGCAGTTGAACTCGGTTCCCTTTGTTCCTGCGCAGATGATCGGCGGCGTACTGGCCACCCTGCAGATGCCGGCCGAGGAAAAAGGATTGCAGCTGGAGCACTCTCTTGCCCCTGAACTTCCCGAATGTCTCCAGGGCGATGACATGCGCCTGCGCCAGATCCTGTTGAACCTGATCGGCAATGCCATAAAATTTACCGAAAGGGGATCGATACGGCTCCACATCAACCAGGAGGAATCGCTTGTAGCGGGTGAGTGCCAACTCCACATGACGGTGAGCGATACCGGCATCGGCATTCCACCGGAAAAACTCTCGCAGATCTTCAATACCTTTGAGCAGGTGGACAACACCTATGCCCGTCAGTATGGCGGCACCGGCCTGGGGCTTTCCATCTGTCGGCAGCTGGTAGCCCTGATGGGCGGCAAAATCTGGGCGGAGAGCAGTCTCAACAACGGCAGCACCTTTCATGTGGTCGTGCCGCTCCAGCTCGGCAATGTGGCCGATCTGCCGAAGCCAGAGGCCGAGGCCGGTACCTCGGAGGTGGCGCCCAAAAACCTGCGAATCCTGGTTGTGGACGACAATGAGGTCAACCGCGACGTGGCGGTTATGCTCCTTGAACAGGAACACCGGGTGGCAACCGCGACCAACGGCCTTGAAGCCCTGCAGGTCCTGGCGGGGGATGCCTTTGACATCATTCTCATGGATGTGCAGATGCCCGTCATGGACGGGCTCACAGCCACCCAGATCATCCGCAGGCTGGAGTGCGGGGAATCTTTGGATATCGAACTCCCGCAGGGCTTTGGCACTGACCTCGCAACCCGCCTTCACGGCGGCCATCTCGCCATTGTCGCCATGACGGCCCACGCCATGGGCGGTGATCGGGAGATGTGCATCAGTGCGGGCATGGACACCTACATCACCAAACCCTTCCAACCAGGCCAACTCCTCGAGGTGCTCTACTCGCTGCAGTCCTTCAGTCAATCATCCGCTACGGCACAGGAGACGCGTCCCAGCATGCATGCAGATTACAATTCCGATACAACTCTCTCCGCCCCGACCTCGGACGAGGTGGTCACCTATCTGCAACAGGCAACCATGCTCAACACCGCCCAGATAGAACGCATTCTGGCGGCCATTCAGGTGAGCCTGGCCGATAATCTGGAGAAGGCCGAAACTGCCGTAGCTGCCGACGATATGGTTGCCCTGGCCAAGACGAGCCATACCCTCAAAGGTACCCTGCTCCAATGCGGCTTGACCCCCTGGGCGCAAAAGGCGCAGTCGATCTATGATGCGGCCAAAGAGAACCAGGATCTGGACTATGCCCACCTGGTGGCTGAAATCCGCAACGGCATGCACCAGCTGATCTGA
- a CDS encoding PhnD/SsuA/transferrin family substrate-binding protein gives MDHRRRSGLFSLIICCALLELLSCPCRAVAQPQTSPIRFAPLPMENREPLVLQFRPMIEFLQRKLQREIVFDFSESYDNILEKFQTNKIDLAYLGPLPYVELRAKDGQAQPLIHFRESSGQPKYTCAIVALADNPIQLHALKDKHIALTQPLSTCGYLSVHGLLQEQGSSLANNRYRYLDKHDAVALAVIRKEFDLGGLKTAIGKRYSHMGLKILVETPPFPGFGLIGNQRTLSPETLQSIQQALVALDPENADKEMLARWGRSIRYGAIKATDSDYQTIRRYKADLEIPTGNKE, from the coding sequence ATGGATCATCGTCGACGGTCAGGGCTTTTTTCTCTGATCATTTGCTGCGCTCTGCTGGAACTGCTCTCCTGCCCCTGCCGCGCCGTGGCCCAGCCTCAGACCTCGCCAATCCGCTTTGCGCCTCTGCCCATGGAAAATCGGGAACCCCTTGTGCTCCAGTTCCGCCCCATGATCGAATTTCTCCAACGGAAGCTGCAACGAGAAATCGTGTTCGATTTTTCAGAAAGTTACGACAATATCCTCGAGAAATTTCAAACAAACAAAATCGATCTCGCCTATCTCGGCCCCCTGCCCTATGTGGAGTTGCGGGCCAAGGATGGCCAGGCCCAACCGCTGATTCATTTTCGCGAATCCTCGGGCCAACCTAAATACACCTGTGCCATTGTCGCCTTGGCCGACAACCCCATCCAACTGCACGCTCTGAAAGACAAGCATATCGCCCTGACCCAGCCCCTTTCCACCTGTGGCTATCTCTCGGTCCACGGTTTGCTCCAGGAACAGGGCAGCTCCCTTGCAAACAACCGGTACCGCTATCTGGACAAACACGACGCCGTTGCCCTGGCCGTGATTCGCAAAGAATTCGATCTTGGGGGACTCAAGACGGCTATCGGGAAGCGCTACAGCCATATGGGCCTCAAAATCCTGGTTGAAACCCCGCCTTTTCCCGGATTTGGCCTGATCGGCAATCAAAGGACCCTCTCCCCGGAGACCTTACAGTCGATTCAACAGGCTCTGGTCGCCCTTGATCCGGAGAACGCCGATAAAGAGATGCTCGCCCGCTGGGGCAGATCCATTCGTTACGGTGCGATCAAAGCCACGGATAGTGATTACCAAACCATACGCCGGTACAAGGCCGACCTCGAAATTCCCACCGGGAACAAGGAGTAG
- a CDS encoding DUF4149 domain-containing protein, with product MQPILTFIYNLAVSCWLGGAALFTFILTPKLFADCSRDLAGKIVGLLFPGYFRWGLACGAVALLCRLVGRGRFSAVSVTILLLMLLLTATQAFVIEPKAAAIKEHIASFETTPKDDPYRAQFRRLHGLSMVANLVVIVGGIVLILLVSLPQSPAGSQGSVPPTNIGMEAKR from the coding sequence ATGCAACCCATACTCACCTTTATCTACAACTTGGCCGTCAGTTGCTGGCTGGGAGGCGCAGCCCTGTTCACCTTCATTCTCACCCCCAAGCTCTTTGCCGACTGTTCGCGTGATCTGGCCGGCAAAATCGTCGGCCTGCTCTTTCCAGGCTACTTCCGCTGGGGCCTGGCCTGCGGTGCGGTGGCCCTGCTGTGCCGCCTGGTCGGACGGGGCCGATTCAGCGCAGTCTCGGTGACGATTCTCCTGCTCATGCTCCTGCTCACCGCCACCCAGGCCTTTGTGATCGAACCCAAGGCCGCTGCAATAAAGGAGCATATCGCCTCTTTTGAAACCACCCCCAAAGATGATCCCTACCGTGCCCAATTCCGCAGGTTGCATGGCCTGTCCATGGTCGCAAACCTGGTTGTGATTGTCGGGGGAATCGTGCTGATCCTGCTCGTCTCCCTTCCGCAATCTCCAGCCGGATCCCAAGGAAGCGTGCCCCCGACCAACATAGGTATGGAAGCAAAGAGATAA